ACACGGTAACCATTGACGCCGACCGTGTAGAGGGGCGCCTCCTTGTCAGGGTTGTACCCGGCGGAGCTGAGGAGGCCATTACAGATGCAAAAACTTCCGCCGTCGTCAAGTCGTGCACGGCATTGGTTGAAATGTCCTTCCCTGTCCGGTCGCAGCACATACCCCTTATCGCAACGGGGCTTTACCTTCCTCTGGAGCGTGTTCTGGAAAGCGGGTGACTCCTTAATAACCATGAACGGCAAACCGCATGGAGAACCAGGGTTCTGCGCCACGATAATGTCCGCCTTGCCGGCATTGATAACAGCCTGCTTATACTCGTCAGTTGCACTGCTTTCCCGGGTAACGAGAAAACGCGTTCCCATCTGCACCCCATCGGCGCCCATCTTCAGGAATCTCACGATATCGTCATACGTGTAGATACCCCCCGCTGCGATAACAGGAAAGTTTCCATGTTTTTCCGCCATTTCCTTTACGGGGGGCAAGAGATTTTCAAGCTTGTTCGACTCGAGATATATGTCCTCATACTTGAA
This genomic interval from Syntrophorhabdaceae bacterium contains the following:
- a CDS encoding nitronate monooxygenase, with the protein product MDNKQTLPSLVIKGKTIRIPIIQGGMGVGVSLFPLASAVAEEGGIGIVSSAALDRLVTKRTGKKHTTYEAVFEEISQAKARGGVSGINIMVALIGTYEDTVKASIDAGADVIISGAGLPLGLPVIKKPGDTALIPIVSSARALELICKKWERIGYRPDAVVLEGPLAGGHLGFKYEDIYLESNKLENLLPPVKEMAEKHGNFPVIAAGGIYTYDDIVRFLKMGADGVQMGTRFLVTRESSATDEYKQAVINAGKADIIVAQNPGSPCGLPFMVIKESPAFQNTLQRKVKPRCDKGYVLRPDREGHFNQCRARLDDGGSFCICNGLLSSAGYNPDKEAPLYTVGVNGYRV